The Thermococcus stetteri genome has a segment encoding these proteins:
- the cas2 gene encoding CRISPR-associated endonuclease Cas2, whose product MYVIVVYDVDVKRVAKVHRFLRTHLHWRQNSVFEGELTRAQLYEIKKTLEDLIEEEDSVLIYELPGSNFTLHVLGTDRNPVGEII is encoded by the coding sequence ATGTACGTCATCGTTGTCTACGATGTGGACGTTAAGCGCGTCGCGAAGGTTCACCGCTTTCTCAGGACTCACCTCCACTGGCGCCAGAACAGTGTTTTCGAGGGAGAACTAACGCGGGCCCAGCTCTACGAGATAAAGAAGACGCTTGAAGACCTCATCGAGGAGGAAGACTCCGTTCTCATCTACGAGCTTCCGGGTTCAAACTTCACTCTCCACGTGCTCGGAACCGACAGAAACCCCGTGGGGGAGATAATATAA
- a CDS encoding Dna2/Cas4 domain-containing protein — protein MEERTGITGVMVQYYFACKRELWFFSRGLNFDFDFFFFNKPRPSVRGTVLGKLTLNEESNLFLKPKNHTITLE, from the coding sequence ATGGAGGAACGCACAGGAATAACCGGTGTTATGGTTCAGTACTACTTCGCCTGCAAGCGGGAGCTGTGGTTTTTCTCACGCGGGCTCAACTTCGACTTTGACTTTTTCTTTTTTAACAAGCCTCGCCCTTCAGTGCGAGGTACGGTGCTTGGTAAATTGACGCTCAATGAGGAAAGCAATCTTTTTTTAAAGCCCAAAAACCATACCATAACATTAGAATGA